A window of Daphnia pulicaria isolate SC F1-1A chromosome 4, SC_F0-13Bv2, whole genome shotgun sequence genomic DNA:
aacaaacaaacaaaaatgatattttaaaaacccTCAAtaacattggaaaaaaaattacctgatACGATTCGAGATTGTCAGGACTTAAGAAGAAACGACCAACATTGGAAAACCAAACAACGTTGACATTCGTCAGATCAGAAGTGGGAAGCGACGAATAACTGAAAACATCAGGAACAGGAACGATTTCGCGAGGCGGAGCGAAAAGATCGTTGATCACGACTTGAGGACGAGTACCTTCATCCACCAGGCGGACGAGGTATTTATCATTTTCACGGTGATCAGAAACTGTAGTTTTGAGCGGTTTGCTCATGCCAGCTTCCTCCAAACGCGTCTTATCTTGTAAAGTCCAGGAACGTGAGCAGTCTTGAACGCCCGCCAAGGAGCAATGATAAGCCTGAGGCGGTAGTTTGACAAACTCCTGTTCAATCGCTTTCAGTAGAGTTACGGGGGTACGCTGCTTGTTGCCGTAGTCTACAAATAGCACTTCAACTTCCGTTGCTCCAACGTTCAAAATTTGGCCGCGGTACCAGTTATTATCTTCGGTATACTGGGCGACACAGGCCACACCCACTTCGATGCAACCAAGAGGCTCTTTAGGAGCAGCTGAAATGTAAAATAGAATTGTATTCAGTAGTGatccttttttaaacaaaaattctttcaaatttacCCAAGTACGCAGTGGCCAAATTGTCCATTAACTTTTCGAGAAGTGGAACAGCCTCGATTAAGTGGCAGTAAAAGCTGTTCGGGTCCTCGacgaaaacaatttcaagGTTTTTGGTTGCGCCTTCCAATCCTGTTTGATGTGGATAAACAAGTTTTGTGGGCTGTGAAATTGGCATAACCCGCTTGGGGATTTCAAGTGGCCGAGAGATGGGTGTAGGCTCCCTGGGTAACTCCTTCGGCTCAGCGCTTTCCCAATCCATTTTCTCTTCTGGATTTCGGCTGGCACTGGAACGAGTGGAACTCACCGAAGAAACACGGTCACTTTTCTGCCGGGGTGGTTCCATTGTTATAGCCTTCGTGGACTGCATCGGTATACCCCATGAATCTTCAAGAACATTGTTTTTAAGAACTGGAATACCCCACGAATCTTCTAATAGGCTGTGATTGGGCATTTGGCCATTTTCCACGACACTATTGGGGATGGCATTCCGCAACCCTGACTGGCCTGGAGCATCAAATTCAAGTTTACGATTCGTGACCTGTGGCACCGCACCTCtaactataaaataaaaggtaaGCAACTaggtaaatttttaaagaatttttacGGGAATAACATATTTTACCTGGATCAAATTCTTGAGCTATTGGTGATAGATTGGAGCATGCACTTAGTGGGCGGATGACGTTATTGAAGGACATATTCACGAAGGTAGCCGGATAAACTTTATTATTGGGCTGGCCGAGCTTAACACGAACTGATTGGTCATTGACCAGGAGAGCCCATTCGTTTTCAGTTAAAGTTATTCCAGGAACGATGCAATTGATTCCAAACGATGGTCTGGAAAACCACTTGAGGCTGCTGGCCGGGGCCCAGATTTCCTGACGACAAACTCTGATATTGTTCCCGTAATCAACAAAAGTGATGGCCACCTGCAAATAGATTttacattaaattaaaatctcGCATAAAACTGACTATGAAAACATTACATCGTGGGCGAACTCCTCGACAATCTGGACTCGATAGATTTGGCCGTCGGATGACCATTTGATAACGCCGTAGTCTCCAATGTGACTCTTGACGTCAGCATAGAGCAAAGGAATCTGTGAAGGCTGTCCTGGAATGCAGCTTGAATAAGTGGACTCCAGTTCGCTCTTAAGAGCTTCCAACTCTGCCACGGGACGTCTTTCAAACTGGCCAAAAAATTTTCCAGGAGAACCCACGCAAGTAACGAAAAGATCTTCCACTGCCCCGACTTCCACTGTGGCAACCTACAATAGAAAAATACTATTAATAtagaaatgtaaaaatgttGTAGCAAAACTTAAAATCACCTTGATATTCCCAGCAGCGGTAATAGGAGATAGTGGCGCTGTTTTTAGTAATTCAGAAATGTTGAGTGGTGGTCTGGAATCTGCTACTGATGCAAGGACTAAATCTTTGACGGTACGACCAGCATCATCCATAAGAATGACCGATTGCGGCATAGTTTCTCCGGTCACATGGCATTTAAAGGTTTGGTACAAAACCAATCTTGTAAAATTTTCCGAAACTTTGTCGAAGGTCAAGCTTGCGGCATCTTCCAGGGCAACGCGATAAGCGAACAATTCGATGGAGATGAAGTCGGCTGGGATTTCGAACAAAGATTGCAGATCAACCAGTTCAGAGTAGCCATAATCGACGAAATACACATTGGCGTATCTGACGTCTTCGACCAGCGTAATTATGCCGCGATGGAACAACTTATCTCGAGAGGAGATTGCGATGCAGGGGGTGCCACGATCGACATTTACCAGAGTTTTGGAGTTGAGAGCGGCAAACTCGGATAACTTCTTGGAAAGATTGGTCAGTTTTTCCACGGCGTCGCTGCTTTTGCGCTGAATAACGAATTTATGTGGTCCGTTCTGCACGAAGGTTACCATGACTGTGTGGATCACATTCATCTCCAAACAGGAAGCCGTGTACGATACACCTGGAAATGCTTTGCTTTGAGATGAGGCAGCGTTCAGCATCTTGTGACTCACCGACATTACAGAGCGTGCCCTGTGGTGCGAATTCGTCATGGGAGGTGGTGAGATTGACGTGACGGAAAGTTGGCGGTGATTAGGTACAGGTTGTTTAACAGCATCAATGTAAGTAGCCGCTGGAGTTCCGAGGAGACTTTCCACCAATAGCTTTGCAACAAGCACCTCATATGAATAGATTCTTACTCCCTCAAAGTCATCTCGGATACCCAGGGACACAGCTTTGACATTCTTGTTGGCTATGTTTCTTTGTAAGTACTGAAGGACTGGTTCTTTTCCCCGTATACCCTTTTCTATCACAACATCAGCTAAAAGAAACTTTGTGGCCAAAGGATGGCAGGAACTGATGAAGGGCAGGGTGGAAGGAATAAGTTTGATGCAAGCCAGCGGAACCATGACAGTATGGCCATAATCAATGCAGAATACTTCGAGGTTCCCATTTCTATCAACAGAATAATCGCTGATGGTGGCTCTGACCCAACTGTTGTTAACTAGGACACAGAAATGCTTCTCTTTCTTGAGATCAGTGAGCAAGGGTCGAGGGGAAGCATCAAAGTTGCATGCTGCAATCTGTTCTTCCATCTTAGCTGATAATCCGCGATCTTTTTGACCCCAAAAAATGAGGTTGCAATAGTTGGGTTTCTCCTGGCATTCCACGGTTTCGACCACGTGCGTTACGTAGACGTTGAAGTAACTAACGCCCGCCATTCCGGATGAGAAAAACACACTAAAAGAAACGAACAATAAGGCTACAGATATCGACATGTATAGATTTAAGTGCTTACCCCAAATAGTTAAATTAATTCAAGGGCGATCTTGAAGAACAAATTTCTAAGACTCTGTAGACGTTGTGTTCAGAGGAGGGataaaat
This region includes:
- the LOC124336858 gene encoding maternal protein tudor-like — its product is MAGVSYFNVYVTHVVETVECQEKPNYCNLIFWGQKDRGLSAKMEEQIAACNFDASPRPLLTDLKKEKHFCVLVNNSWVRATISDYSVDRNGNLEVFCIDYGHTVMVPLACIKLIPSTLPFISSCHPLATKFLLADVVIEKGIRGKEPVLQYLQRNIANKNVKAVSLGIRDDFEGVRIYSYEVLVAKLLVESLLGTPAATYIDAVKQPVPNHRQLSVTSISPPPMTNSHHRARSVMSVSHKMLNAASSQSKAFPGVSYTASCLEMNVIHTVMVTFVQNGPHKFVIQRKSSDAVEKLTNLSKKLSEFAALNSKTLVNVDRGTPCIAISSRDKLFHRGIITLVEDVRYANVYFVDYGYSELVDLQSLFEIPADFISIELFAYRVALEDAASLTFDKVSENFTRLVLYQTFKCHVTGETMPQSVILMDDAGRTVKDLVLASVADSRPPLNISELLKTAPLSPITAAGNIKVATVEVGAVEDLFVTCVGSPGKFFGQFERRPVAELEALKSELESTYSSCIPGQPSQIPLLYADVKSHIGDYGVIKWSSDGQIYRVQIVEEFAHDVAITFVDYGNNIRVCRQEIWAPASSLKWFSRPSFGINCIVPGITLTENEWALLVNDQSVRVKLGQPNNKVYPATFVNMSFNNVIRPLSACSNLSPIAQEFDPVRGAVPQVTNRKLEFDAPGQSGLRNAIPNSVVENGQMPNHSLLEDSWGIPVLKNNVLEDSWGIPMQSTKAITMEPPRQKSDRVSSVSSTRSSASRNPEEKMDWESAEPKELPREPTPISRPLEIPKRVMPISQPTKLVYPHQTGLEGATKNLEIVFVEDPNSFYCHLIEAVPLLEKLMDNLATAYLAAPKEPLGCIEVGVACVAQYTEDNNWYRGQILNVGATEVEVLFVDYGNKQRTPVTLLKAIEQEFVKLPPQAYHCSLAGVQDCSRSWTLQDKTRLEEAGMSKPLKTTVSDHRENDKYLVRLVDEGTRPQVVINDLFAPPREIVPVPDVFSYSSLPTSDLTNVNVVWFSNVGRFFLSPDNLESYQPDLDQLEEHYLALSSDELVEDSPCVGLPCVVKFKDDGRFYRSEILSIRGSFANVIFVDYGNEQETALKELKRIHPRFLKFPQLTWQCRLNNVIMPDSEIFYSQDLKDHIKACFPEGLILGARFHEPTGGVYPVDLAVPDIGDAANYLVKNKVLCRHNTCMGQEKEVKFPPQNFDFVPDEIISTTAFLPFVKTPLEFWVQLESESVEAIMEQSDKLATEPDFLNNKSNFVPVVGKSCLAFFAEDERWYRATVESVEQNSAIVYYVDYGNTNSVGLEHLRDLPPLLAEKPSMAFKCCLAGAESPISKEVTEAFLALAMDLVATVKVVKVVNEILHVRLCNTADGVDLGEKIQLPSKPVELEVYVGYSISPDRFWVQRKEDENKIAEIQIQLGRELQGPNMGSFQLQGHPVAGQMYAVFHPVYENLYRALVKSFDSFSGLAEIQFVDYGDDHKVSAKDFLHLPENLKKIPPMSFESCLNLQSRPKHWPEEALKYFISICSPEIVFQAKLGVKADGIQQIDSLQAQEENVIEVLNSKIKQSQMEQTGKVFGILDSVSKSLKQVETQMHPVIRPSTELINDMNGIPGQVISSKAIVVCLNSPTAVWLHLDPSAADDIMNSIKQYTQQPEFAQIRPLEPVVGASCLALFPDDQLWYRAVVESVDQSSVTVNYVDFGNSSPVGGDQLRPIPPALVVKPALAFKCALDGADRVTDILPSTKKCQDALFDQLLSITFVEKTQKHIFVRLWDSDGHDLNEKLGLPAASTNVRLENQRTNASSTLISTRPIPGAEDVRVSYIKSAGMFWIQRESNCEEIEQIRDTLRPLDSNDSPNVPPLSVKENVLYAVMHPEYNRFYRARANQINGDCAEVYFLDIGYTDWVPLSSIRPCPAILKYIPAMANECTFRSPIYPDQYSEEIRKAFSDATEGVVCQAVFSGPQPSQGIQCIESLFAKGVNVGNLLYNLISSIAPQSGTSGGFGNLPLFPSKQQRGL